One stretch of Amycolatopsis sp. NBC_00345 DNA includes these proteins:
- a CDS encoding DNA-3-methyladenine glycosylase 2 family protein, translating to MATTTAAIWRDTERCYRAVTARDPRFDGQFIMAVRTTGIYCRPSCPALTPKAQNVRFYPTSAAAQANGYRACRRCLPDAVPGSPDWNVRADLAARAMRLISDGLVEREGVPGLAKRLGYSERQLGRVLTTELGAGPLALARAHRAHSARLLIEMSGLPLTDVAFAAGFSSVRQFNETIREVFATTPSQLRAASLRRGRRKGDEPGGATRLSLRLPFRAPFDAQGVLRYHASQAIPGVEALTEDGSGITGYGRTLRLPHGGGAAWLAPRPDHVRCDLGLADLRDLSSAVTRVRRLLDLDADPEAVTRTLGADPALAPLVAAVPGIRVPGAVDGPELLLRTLLGPAAAALAAELGEPVPPADPPLDPLTTLFPTAAQIADAGLTDGSLTKVTVKPQVKAIAAAIAHGSLDPHVGRDPAELRAELLAHSVDAPTADYVLMRVLGAPDMLLTADTAVRRGATALGIDLSESARGWQPWSSYAGMYLARAGESGEKHP from the coding sequence TCATCATGGCCGTCCGCACCACCGGCATCTACTGCCGCCCGTCCTGCCCGGCGCTCACGCCGAAGGCCCAGAACGTGCGCTTCTACCCGACATCGGCCGCCGCCCAGGCCAACGGCTACCGCGCGTGCCGCCGCTGCCTGCCGGACGCCGTGCCCGGCTCGCCCGACTGGAACGTCCGCGCCGACCTCGCCGCGCGCGCCATGCGCCTGATCTCCGACGGCCTCGTCGAGCGGGAAGGCGTCCCCGGCCTGGCAAAACGGCTCGGCTACTCGGAACGCCAGCTCGGGCGCGTCCTCACCACCGAACTCGGCGCCGGGCCGCTCGCGCTCGCCCGCGCCCACCGCGCGCACTCCGCGCGGCTGCTGATCGAGATGTCGGGGCTGCCGCTCACCGACGTCGCGTTCGCCGCCGGCTTCTCCAGCGTCCGGCAGTTCAACGAGACGATCCGCGAGGTGTTCGCGACGACGCCTTCGCAGCTTCGCGCCGCGAGCCTGCGTCGCGGACGGCGTAAGGGCGACGAGCCCGGAGGCGCGACACGGCTCAGCCTGCGCCTACCGTTCCGCGCACCGTTCGACGCCCAGGGAGTGCTTCGTTACCACGCCTCGCAGGCGATCCCGGGCGTCGAGGCCCTCACGGAGGATGGCAGCGGCATCACCGGTTACGGCCGCACGCTGCGGCTCCCGCACGGCGGCGGCGCGGCGTGGCTCGCCCCGCGGCCGGACCACGTCCGCTGCGACCTGGGCCTGGCCGACCTGCGGGACCTGAGCAGCGCGGTCACGCGGGTCCGGCGCCTGCTGGACCTCGACGCCGACCCCGAGGCCGTCACCCGGACGCTCGGCGCGGACCCGGCGCTCGCACCGCTGGTCGCCGCGGTGCCCGGCATCCGCGTGCCCGGCGCCGTCGACGGCCCCGAACTGCTGCTGCGGACCCTGCTCGGGCCGGCCGCCGCGGCACTGGCCGCCGAACTGGGCGAGCCGGTGCCGCCGGCCGACCCGCCGCTGGACCCGCTGACCACGCTGTTCCCGACGGCCGCCCAGATCGCCGACGCCGGCCTTACCGACGGCAGCCTTACCAAGGTCACCGTGAAACCGCAGGTCAAGGCCATCGCCGCGGCGATCGCGCACGGCAGCCTCGACCCGCACGTCGGCCGCGACCCCGCCGAGCTGCGGGCCGAGCTGCTCGCGCACAGCGTCGACGCACCGACCGCCGACTACGTGCTGATGCGCGTCCTCGGCGCACCGGACATGCTGTTGACCGCCGACACCGCGGTGCGCCGCGGGGCAACGGCACTGGGCATCGACCTGTCCGAATCGGCTCGCGGCTGGCAGCCGTGGAGTTCGTACGCCGGGATGTACCTGGCGCGCGCTGGAGAGTCTGGAGAGAAACACCCGTGA
- a CDS encoding methylated-DNA--[protein]-cysteine S-methyltransferase, which produces MSTAFWSTSDTRIGPFTAVVAGDGAVLASGWTGDVGELTPLISPSLTPGSLTQRRDLGPVTSAVRRYHAGELDAVDDIEVRQRSGAFRENAWDTLRKVPAGRPVSYAEYATLSGNPSAVRAAASACARNAAALFVPCHRVVRTGGAIGNFRWGTDAKRWLLSHEEVR; this is translated from the coding sequence GTGAGCACCGCCTTCTGGTCCACTTCGGACACCAGGATCGGCCCGTTCACCGCCGTGGTGGCGGGTGACGGCGCGGTCCTCGCCTCGGGCTGGACCGGCGACGTGGGCGAGCTGACGCCGTTGATCTCGCCTTCGCTGACCCCGGGCTCGCTGACGCAGCGCCGCGACCTGGGCCCCGTGACCTCCGCCGTCCGCCGCTACCACGCGGGCGAGCTGGACGCGGTCGACGACATCGAGGTCCGCCAACGCTCGGGCGCCTTCCGCGAGAACGCGTGGGACACGCTGCGCAAGGTCCCCGCGGGCCGCCCGGTCAGCTACGCCGAGTACGCCACGCTGTCAGGTAACCCGTCGGCCGTCCGCGCCGCCGCGTCCGCCTGCGCCCGCAACGCCGCGGCGCTGTTCGTCCCGTGCCACCGCGTGGTGCGCACCGGCGGCGCGATCGGCAACTTCCGCTGGGGCACCGATGCCAAGCGCTGGCTGCTCAGCCACGAAGAGGT